The following proteins are encoded in a genomic region of Camelus ferus isolate YT-003-E chromosome 8, BCGSAC_Cfer_1.0, whole genome shotgun sequence:
- the LTV1 gene encoding protein LTV1 homolog has protein sequence MPHRKKRPFIEKKKAVSFHLVHRSQRDPLAADETAPQRVLLPTQKIRDEERRAEQRKYGVFFDDDYDYLQHLKEPSGPSELVPTSTFSAPSRRDEEEETLVISTTGIKLPSSVFASEFEEDVGLLNKAAPVSGPRLDFDPDIVAALDDDFDFDNPDNLLEDDFILQASKPTEEEEGMEIQKSEAEDDSEWEDVDDDKEGGSDDDNHDPAGSSEEDMSAHGKPLGAAASHLFWEEETKSRFTEYSMTSSVMRRNEQLTLHDERFEKFYEQYDDDEIGALDNAELEGSIQVDSSRLEEVLNDYYKEKAENCVKLNTLEPFEEQDLPMNELNGSEEEEIVTVVLEEAKEKWDCESICSTYSNLYNHPQLIKYQPKPKQIQLSSKTGIPLNVLPKKGLTAKQVERMQMINNSDLPKVSTQPRSKNESKEDKRARKQAIREERKERRVEKKANKLAFKLETRRQEKELLNLKKNVVGLKL, from the exons ATG CCTCACAGGAAGAAAAGGCCCTTTatagagaagaagaaagctgTATCTTTTCACCTGGTCCACCGGAGCCAACGAGATCCTTTAGCAGCAGATGAGACCGCACCCCAGAGGGTTCTGTTGCCTACACAGAAG ATAAGAGATGAAGAAAGGCGAGCAGAACAGAGGAAGTACGGAGTGTTCTTTGATGATGACTATGACTACCTGCAGCACCTGAAGGAACCGTCTGGGCCCTCGGAGCTCGTTCCCACAAGCACCTTCAGTGCACCAAGCAGGAGAGACGAGGAAGAAGAAACTTTAGTAATTTCA ACCACTGGGATTAAGTTACCTTCATCAGTATTTGCGTCAGAGTTTGAAGAAGATGTTGGATTGCTGAATAAAGCAGCTCCTGTTTCAG GACCTCGGCTGGATTTTGATCCTGACATTGTCGCAGCTCTTGAcgatgattttgattttgataatcCAGATAATCTGCTTGAagatgattttattcttcaggcCAGTAAGccaacagaagaggaagagggaatggAGATACA GAAATCTGAGGCCGAAGATGACAGTGAGTGGGAAGATGTGGATGATGACAAGGAAGGAGGTAGTGATGACGATAACCATGACCCTGCAGGCTCATCGGAGGAGGATATGTCTGCCCATGGAAAGCCTCTTGGGGCTGCGGCAAGTCACTTGTTCTGGGAAGAGGAAACGAAAAGTCGCTTTACTGAGTATTCTATGACATCCTCGGTCATGAGGAGAAATGAGCAGTTGACCCTACATGATGAGAGATTTGAGAAG TTTTATGAGcaatatgatgatgatgaaattGGAGCTCTGGATAATGCTGAATTGGAAGGTTCCATTCAAGTGGACAGCAGTCGTTTAGAGGAAGTTTTGAACGACTACTataaagagaaggcagagaa TTGTGTAAAACTGAATACTCTTGAACCCTTCGAGGAGCAGGACTTGCCAATGAATGAACTCAATGGGTCTGAGGAGGAAGAGATTGTTACTGTAGTTCTTGAAGAAGCCAAAGAGAAGTGGGATTGTGAATCTATTTGTA gtACATACTCAAATTTATATAACCATCCACAACTTATCAAGTATCAACCAAAG CCCAAAcaaatccagctgtcttctaaaACAGGAATACCTCTCAATGTCTTACCTAAAAAAGGACTCACAGCAAAGCAAGTTGAACGAATGCAGATGATTAATAACAGTGATCTTCCTAAGGTGTCAACCCAACCACGttctaaaaatgaaagcaaagaagaTAAAAGAGCAAGAAAGCAAGCTATAAGAGAAGAGCGCAAG GAACGGAGAGTTGAGAAGAAAGCTAACAAATTAGCCTTCAAACTGGAGacaagaaggcaggagaaagagcTGCTGAACTTGAAGAAGAACGTTGTGGGTCTAAAGCTGTGA